In Plasmodium brasilianum strain Bolivian I chromosome 12, whole genome shotgun sequence, the genomic window atgaatactAATTAATACTTGATAAAAGTTCATAATAGTAAATGCCATGAACTTTAGGAGAAAAGTATGCTATATCTCATATTTGTATTAGGATTGTTTCCATTATTTcgtgaaaatatataaactataataattttttaaaaaatataaaaggaaaaaaataaaaaaaaaatataaaaaaggagccaaatgaaaaaaaaaaggaaaacatcCCCATTATAATTactgaaatatattaatttaaataaacaatatatacaaaatggaTACATATTGTTAGGAGAACTATAAAATTGTGCTAAGAgaatctttttatttaaaagattagataacataaatataacatataaatttgGGTTTTATACGTTGTTATACAtgaaaatatagaatattaTGTGTAATCAAGTTAATTAAATTTGTTGATTTAAACAAAAGGATTTTTTAGGGTATTGATTATGTTTAacgttattattaattttaagtgtcttgtaaattttatatatttttatgattttgtttaatttgaatttataataaattatatataaaattcctATGATGCAAAACATGAGGGTGCCTGTATCATTTCTTATTGACAAAAGTCCAATTACAATtgcaatatttataataactggaaaaaatatattatattttttcatacatTGTAATAAAGTGCAAAATTTACTTTTAGAATTAGAAAAAGTATGGACATTCGATTTCCTATTTACAGATTGTAACACTTTGAATTCAAACTTTGAATCcgttttttttagaaaattaaGAGGGGAAATTTTGggttttaatttgttttttgatCTATTAAGTAAATCATgaaaatttcctttttgcATTTCATTTTCTGATTTTAAATAATCATGAGGCTCTAATACATTTTGTGTTTGTTCGTAATCACtgtcatattttaatacgtcagaactttttttataattattattacgtTTTAAACCACTACGTggtcttttaaaatatttatcaaattttaatatatcaagTTGTTCTAAAATTTCACCGTAATGTTTtgttgttttatatattttatctacatttttattctttggAAGCTCGATAAAATGCTTTTTAAAATGCAAATCTTGTTTTAATGTATCAAACtgttttcttatattatcattatgcTTAGGTGAATAATatgatttttcaaaattgtaataatacgTGGATGGATTATATGTTTTCTTGAAATTATCTTGGAATTTACGAGGATTACATGGTTTTTCTGACATGTCATTATGGAGCATCATATTAATTtgattttgaaaattttcatCATGAGTTAATGCACCAGATCGttctgaaaaattattttcatcttcTACTATAtcttttatcctttttcttatatttggATATTGATGTAAGTAATGGACATTCGTTTTTCCATTTAATAATCTGCTAACTCTTACATCtaatgaattatttatagTAATTTTCTTATCCCTTATTTTTTGAAGGAAAGTTaactaaaaattaagaaaaaaattcattattttaaaaatatataatataagtttgacagtaatataaaatattaattttagaattaaaatattatatgaacaaaGAGTATAAATtcttaaatgtaataattctACTGCTTCGTAGAAACACAACCATATCCATATTAATATTGGAAATGCacacattttaataaaaaataaaaagaacttatttattttcccttCCATATGGTATTCCTTAAAATTGCTcaattttttgcaaaaaaatatactactGTCTATTTAacagttttttatttaacatcCAATAGTAGATGTGTTACATTTTTGCttgattattttataatttttcaaaattttaaaacgtTATTTTCCATCAGTTAAATTTAGttgtgtaataaaaaaaaaagtaagagaaaaaaattgcttcaagttaaaatattttagtatatgttttatataaaattaacgATAAAATAATccaattacaaaaaaaaaaaataaataaaaactataCGAAAGTTTTGAAATTCATccattgtaataataataatagtaattacTTTACCAATATAAAAACTTATTGgttgaaaataatgataaaaaaattcttttggaaattagaaaattttaatttcctataataatagaaaattttgttttcttatAGTGCTTTAAAGGTTAATTTGTTTAAGtgtaaaacaaattaatgtaaatgaaaaaatataattattatattattttaatgcaCTTTATGCAGAAGTGAGGATCATtgtgaataataaaatataagatctatgatatatttatttttaaggtAAAACAAGgaaaaacttttaaaaaaacataaatatgttgGTTCTATAAATAACACATGTAATATTGtctgtttgtttttttcaatttaacttaaaaatataatttatacacatattaaatgaagaattatattgtatatggtataagaagaaaagatataaaattaaaaatgttagcttcttaaagaatttttttttgtaaaaatatattaataacttAGAAGATTATGTAATGAGAGAATTAAGGGAAAACGCTTTAAgagtatttgttttttttttcaaaattatctacttgtatttgtttttttcttttttctttttttattattactcgattttttttctttttcttttttttatctatagctgtttcaaaaaattaatatatgtaaaaaagcaaattgaatttttatatgtaatagtTGTATATTACTCGAATCCATcattaaaaatggaaatactttaagtatatatttataaataacatatttgGTATATACTATGGATTTATATTGTGTCTTACTAAAGCTttaaaattaagataaaTGGAATagaaattaaatgaaaataaaattctttatacattataattattacaaaaaaattactgACACATAAATTACAGTGTGCATATTTTCGCTTAAGTGTTAATTAAAGTGAATAAAATAGAAGTAGCCTTGCAGTGCAAttatatttgataaaatatgaataaaatttttttttttttagttattaaaatttataatactgGAAAAATAGGAATTTCCAGGAAATCCAATGAagcttacatatatatattcatgtataaaagaaaatactgAAATTAATTTGTGAACTTAcctaaaaaatgaagaataatgaaatatattagtaaaaatctatttttttgatttatatcttttagaATCTACTATTATTTAATACTGTTGTATACTGTATTCTTCATTGTTCCTGCATAATAAATTGTTatcttattttgttatttgtaACAGAATACcaataatattctttttatgaattatttatgatataaaaatatattagagaATATCTTAAAATTCATTTCCATTTGATTCTAAGTAATTAgtaattatgtttatttcaatatataatttctattatatatatttattttaaaatggaattgttttattaaatgataaatctttatttttaatttgaagtttagtaaattatttttcatttgttaatgcattattaatatttgttaaatatattatagaagTTATTATATTCCTTGTAATGCACTGTCATGCCTTATCATACCTTACTATCTTAGGAAAAAATGTGACGAAGTTtgtgtaataatatattggAAAATTGTTTTCTTATTACCCATATAAAATACAGATACACtgatatatgttattattataaaatttacgtATTTTCTTGGGATGTAATGCAaattaattccttttttcatatatatttacacaaaattgcttatttataaaaatgataaatttcATTTACATAATGTATCAGTTTTGCGaacatttttaatgataaaattatcTATTTTGAAATGTACttgtttttataactttattttataattgttatcaaattataatacatttagaCAAATGcgaaataataaacattaaTATGTACAGTATATTACGAACAATTAATTTGGTCACCGTCTCTCTTTAtaaactttttcttttacttaaACTATAAACAGTAATAGTTAAAAGGACACGTTAAGGTATAAGAAGGGTACTGATGTTGAGATAAATCTACAATTCGCTTTATTtgctatttttaatattaaataactaTTGCAGAGAGAgaacaatgaaaaataaatatatatatattacaatttacgttcattatttttaaaaacatacatgtaataattaatatttttgtatgtattaCCCAAAGTATgtatgaatgaataaattcataaatattttattaaaaacaaaatttgtCCATCATCAAATgagatattttaatattatataaatgaaggaaaataataatatgttaatTCTTACTACGAGTTTGTagacatatttataatattttttattttttgaagaatatacatgaaatataaaatgatcttcctatattatatgtgcatgaaacatttttacaaataatattatttataattataatttacaatGTTTATTGTACGTTCATGTAATTCTAATGAACTGTGCactcgaaaaaaaaaaaaaaaaaaaaggattaaaCCAAATATagatgttaaaataaaagaaatgtttcaaagaaatataatgagAATGAATGTTGTAGTATAATTGATTATCATTAATAATACTGTTATTTATAAtcattacaaaattatattataagcaAGCATGTGACATTACACACCAGCTGTTGTTGTTCTcattaataaagaaaataattttgatcAACTGTCAtgatattttctttttttatctataatgttttcatttatattaaaaatagaaattaaCTAATAAAAAGTCCTTTTAGTGTAACAGCacaattgaaaaaaaaataaaaataaaatgtgaaataaaattttataacatGTGTCTTCCTACTTAATTCTTAAttcttaaattaataaatccTTTTCTTCCATCATTTGTtatggaataataaaataagctctagcatataaaaaataataaattattttattcttctttAATCTGTTTtgagaaattaaa contains:
- a CDS encoding hypothetical protein (Plasmodium exported protein), which codes for MEGKINKFFLFFIKMCAFPILIWIWLCFYEALTFLQKIRDKKITINNSLDVRVSRLLNGKTNVHYLHQYPNIRKRIKDIVEDENNFSERSGALTHDENFQNQINMMLHNDMSEKPCNPRKFQDNFKKTYNPSTYYYNFEKSYYSPKHNDNIRKQFDTLKQDLHFKKHFIELPKNKNVDKIYKTTKHYGEILEQLDILKFDKYFKRPRSGLKRNNNYKKSSDVLKYDSDYEQTQNVLEPHDYLKSENEMQKGNFHDLLNRSKNKLKPKISPLNFLKKTDSKFEFKVLQSVNRKSNVHTFSNSKSKFCTLLQCMKKYNIFFPVIINIAIVIGLLSIRNDTGTLMFCIIGILYIIYYKFKLNKIIKIYKIYKTLKINNNVKHNQYPKKSFCLNQQI